A genomic window from Papaver somniferum cultivar HN1 unplaced genomic scaffold, ASM357369v1 unplaced-scaffold_15, whole genome shotgun sequence includes:
- the LOC113335514 gene encoding probable peroxygenase 5, translating into MSATSSNQSEEPLMNNSQSVLQKHVAFFDRNKDGVIYPCETFKGLRAIGHGTATSLVTALLINVVFSGKTRPGKFPSLLFPIEVKNIAGGKHTTDTGVYDAEGNFDPVKFEEIFQKHSKAHANALTSDELWDLLKANRAPNDFFNWFINWTEWKFLLYPVAKDKNGLLQKETIRGLYTGDLFYQLEQERAHK; encoded by the coding sequence ATGTCTGCTACTTCCAGTAATCAGAGTGAAGAACCCCTTATGAACAATAGTCAGAGTGTTCTTCAGAAGCATGTTGCATTCTTCGATAGAAACAAAGACGGTGTTATATATCCATGCGAAACATTTAAAGGGCTTCGTGCAATTGGACATGGCACGGCAACATCACTTGTTACTGCTCTATTAATCAATGTGGTTTTCAGTGGAAAAACAcgtcccggaaaatttccaagtctCCTTTTTCCGATTGAGGTAAAAAACATTGCCGGAGGTAAGCATACCACCGACACTGGTGTTTATGACGCCGAAGGTAACTTCGACCCTGTAAAGTTTGAAGAGATTTTTCAAAAGCATTCAAAAGCTCATGCAAATGCCTTAACATCCGATGAGTTATGGGATCTATTGAAAGCCAACCGAGCTCCTAATGATTTCTTTAATTGGTTTATAAATTGGACGGAATGGAAATTTCTTCTCTATCCCGTTGCCAAGGACAAGAATGGGTTACTGCAGAAGGAAACTATTCGAGGATTATACACTGGTGACCTTTTTTACCAGTTGGAGCAGGAGAGAGCTCACAAATAA